One window of the Peromyscus maniculatus bairdii isolate BWxNUB_F1_BW_parent chromosome 18, HU_Pman_BW_mat_3.1, whole genome shotgun sequence genome contains the following:
- the Tmcc3 gene encoding transmembrane and coiled-coil domain protein 3 isoform X4 has protein sequence MSLSKQTGNKHRTEVERHDMNTLSLPLNIRRGGSDTNLNFDVPDGILDFHKVKPNTDSLKQKILKVTEQIKIEQTSRDGNVAEYLKLVSSADKQQAGRIKQVFEKKNQKSAHSIAQLQKKLEQYHRKLREIEQNGASRSSKDISKDSLKEIHHSLKDAHVKSRTAPHCLESSKSSMPGVSLTPPVFVFNKSREFANLIRNKFGSADNIAHLKNSLDEFRPEAGARAYGGSATIVNKPKYGSDDECSSGTSGSADSNGNQSFGAGGAGTLDGQGKLAMILEELREIKDTQAQLAEDIEALKVQFKREYGFISQTLQEERYRYERLEDQLHDLTELHQHETANLKQELASAEEKVAYQAYERSRDIQEALESCQTRISKLELHQQEQQTLQTDAVNAKVLLGKCINVVLAFMTVILVCVSTLAKFVSPMMKSRFHILGTFFAVTLLAIFCKNWDHILCAIERTIIPR, from the exons GTAGAACGTCATGACATGAATACCCTCAGCCTACCCCTGAACATACGCCGAGGGGGGTCAGACACCAACCTCAACTTCGATGTCCCAGATGGTATCCTGGACTTCCACAAGGTCAAACCCAACACGGACAGCCTGAAACAAAAGATCTTAAAGGTGACGGAGCAGATCAAAATCGAGCAGACGTCCCGCGATGGGAACGTCGCCGAGTACCTGAAGCTGGTCAGCAGCGCGGACAAGCAGCAGGCCGGGCGCATCAAGCAAGTCTTCGAAAAGAAGAACCAGAAGTCGGCGCACTCCATCGCCCAGCTGCAGAAGAAGTTGGAGCAGTACCACAGAAAGCTGAGGGAGATCGAGCAGAACGGCGCCTCCAGGAGCTCCAAGGACATTTCCAAGGACAGCCTGAAGGAGATACACCACTCGCTGAAGGATGCCCACGTGAAGTCGCGAACTGCCCCCCACTGCCTGGAGAGCAGTAAGTCGAGCATGCCGGGGGTGTCCCTCACGCCCCCGGTGTTTGTCTTCAACAAGTCCAGGGAGTTTGCCAACCTGATCCGGAATAAGTTCGGCAGCGCCGACAACATCGCCCACTTGAAGAACTCCCTGGACGAGTTCAGGCCCGAGGCCGGCGCCAGGGCTTACGGGGGCAGCGCCACCATCGTGAACAAACCCAAGTACGGCAGCGATGACGAGTGCTCCAGCGGGACCTCCGGCTCGGCGGACAGCAACGGGAACCAGTCCTTCGGGGCCGGTGGGGCCGGCACGCTCGACGGCCAGGGCAAGCTGGCCATGAtcctggaggagctgagggagatCAAGGACACCCAAGCCCAGCTGGCGGAGGACATCGAGGCGCTGAAGGTGCAGTTCAAGAGGGAGTATGGCTTCATCTCTCAGAccctgcaggaggagaggtacAG GTATGAGCGACTGGAAGACCAGCTGCATGACCTGACGGAACTTCACCAGCATGAAACGGCCAACCTGAAGCAGGAGCTCGCCAGCGCCGAGGAGAAGGTGGCCTACCAGGCCTATGAGCGCTCGAGGGACATCCAG GAAGCCTTGGAATCTTGCCAGACGCGCATCTCCAAGCTGGAGTTGCACCAACAGGAGCAGCAGACCCTGCAGACGGATGCCGTGAACGCCAAGGTGCTGCTGGGGAAATGCATCAACGTGGTCCTGGCCTTCATGACCGTCATCCTGGTGTGCGTGTCCACCCTGGCCAAGTTCGTCTCGCCCATGATGAAGAGTCGCTTCCACATTCTGGGCACCTTCTTTGCCGTGACTCTCCTCGCAATATTTTGTAAAAACTGGGACCATATTCTGTGTGCCATAGAAAGGACAATAATCCCAAGATGA
- the Tmcc3 gene encoding transmembrane and coiled-coil domain protein 3 isoform X5 has translation MMLMRKEGIKVERHDMNTLSLPLNIRRGGSDTNLNFDVPDGILDFHKVKPNTDSLKQKILKVTEQIKIEQTSRDGNVAEYLKLVSSADKQQAGRIKQVFEKKNQKSAHSIAQLQKKLEQYHRKLREIEQNGASRSSKDISKDSLKEIHHSLKDAHVKSRTAPHCLESSKSSMPGVSLTPPVFVFNKSREFANLIRNKFGSADNIAHLKNSLDEFRPEAGARAYGGSATIVNKPKYGSDDECSSGTSGSADSNGNQSFGAGGAGTLDGQGKLAMILEELREIKDTQAQLAEDIEALKVQFKREYGFISQTLQEERYRYERLEDQLHDLTELHQHETANLKQELASAEEKVAYQAYERSRDIQEALESCQTRISKLELHQQEQQTLQTDAVNAKVLLGKCINVVLAFMTVILVCVSTLAKFVSPMMKSRFHILGTFFAVTLLAIFCKNWDHILCAIERTIIPR, from the exons GTAGAACGTCATGACATGAATACCCTCAGCCTACCCCTGAACATACGCCGAGGGGGGTCAGACACCAACCTCAACTTCGATGTCCCAGATGGTATCCTGGACTTCCACAAGGTCAAACCCAACACGGACAGCCTGAAACAAAAGATCTTAAAGGTGACGGAGCAGATCAAAATCGAGCAGACGTCCCGCGATGGGAACGTCGCCGAGTACCTGAAGCTGGTCAGCAGCGCGGACAAGCAGCAGGCCGGGCGCATCAAGCAAGTCTTCGAAAAGAAGAACCAGAAGTCGGCGCACTCCATCGCCCAGCTGCAGAAGAAGTTGGAGCAGTACCACAGAAAGCTGAGGGAGATCGAGCAGAACGGCGCCTCCAGGAGCTCCAAGGACATTTCCAAGGACAGCCTGAAGGAGATACACCACTCGCTGAAGGATGCCCACGTGAAGTCGCGAACTGCCCCCCACTGCCTGGAGAGCAGTAAGTCGAGCATGCCGGGGGTGTCCCTCACGCCCCCGGTGTTTGTCTTCAACAAGTCCAGGGAGTTTGCCAACCTGATCCGGAATAAGTTCGGCAGCGCCGACAACATCGCCCACTTGAAGAACTCCCTGGACGAGTTCAGGCCCGAGGCCGGCGCCAGGGCTTACGGGGGCAGCGCCACCATCGTGAACAAACCCAAGTACGGCAGCGATGACGAGTGCTCCAGCGGGACCTCCGGCTCGGCGGACAGCAACGGGAACCAGTCCTTCGGGGCCGGTGGGGCCGGCACGCTCGACGGCCAGGGCAAGCTGGCCATGAtcctggaggagctgagggagatCAAGGACACCCAAGCCCAGCTGGCGGAGGACATCGAGGCGCTGAAGGTGCAGTTCAAGAGGGAGTATGGCTTCATCTCTCAGAccctgcaggaggagaggtacAG GTATGAGCGACTGGAAGACCAGCTGCATGACCTGACGGAACTTCACCAGCATGAAACGGCCAACCTGAAGCAGGAGCTCGCCAGCGCCGAGGAGAAGGTGGCCTACCAGGCCTATGAGCGCTCGAGGGACATCCAG GAAGCCTTGGAATCTTGCCAGACGCGCATCTCCAAGCTGGAGTTGCACCAACAGGAGCAGCAGACCCTGCAGACGGATGCCGTGAACGCCAAGGTGCTGCTGGGGAAATGCATCAACGTGGTCCTGGCCTTCATGACCGTCATCCTGGTGTGCGTGTCCACCCTGGCCAAGTTCGTCTCGCCCATGATGAAGAGTCGCTTCCACATTCTGGGCACCTTCTTTGCCGTGACTCTCCTCGCAATATTTTGTAAAAACTGGGACCATATTCTGTGTGCCATAGAAAGGACAATAATCCCAAGATGA
- the Tmcc3 gene encoding transmembrane and coiled-coil domain protein 3 isoform X3, which yields MMLMRKEGIKAATVPHLTAWLVTYTCWVERHDMNTLSLPLNIRRGGSDTNLNFDVPDGILDFHKVKPNTDSLKQKILKVTEQIKIEQTSRDGNVAEYLKLVSSADKQQAGRIKQVFEKKNQKSAHSIAQLQKKLEQYHRKLREIEQNGASRSSKDISKDSLKEIHHSLKDAHVKSRTAPHCLESSKSSMPGVSLTPPVFVFNKSREFANLIRNKFGSADNIAHLKNSLDEFRPEAGARAYGGSATIVNKPKYGSDDECSSGTSGSADSNGNQSFGAGGAGTLDGQGKLAMILEELREIKDTQAQLAEDIEALKVQFKREYGFISQTLQEERYRYERLEDQLHDLTELHQHETANLKQELASAEEKVAYQAYERSRDIQEALESCQTRISKLELHQQEQQTLQTDAVNAKVLLGKCINVVLAFMTVILVCVSTLAKFVSPMMKSRFHILGTFFAVTLLAIFCKNWDHILCAIERTIIPR from the exons GTAGAACGTCATGACATGAATACCCTCAGCCTACCCCTGAACATACGCCGAGGGGGGTCAGACACCAACCTCAACTTCGATGTCCCAGATGGTATCCTGGACTTCCACAAGGTCAAACCCAACACGGACAGCCTGAAACAAAAGATCTTAAAGGTGACGGAGCAGATCAAAATCGAGCAGACGTCCCGCGATGGGAACGTCGCCGAGTACCTGAAGCTGGTCAGCAGCGCGGACAAGCAGCAGGCCGGGCGCATCAAGCAAGTCTTCGAAAAGAAGAACCAGAAGTCGGCGCACTCCATCGCCCAGCTGCAGAAGAAGTTGGAGCAGTACCACAGAAAGCTGAGGGAGATCGAGCAGAACGGCGCCTCCAGGAGCTCCAAGGACATTTCCAAGGACAGCCTGAAGGAGATACACCACTCGCTGAAGGATGCCCACGTGAAGTCGCGAACTGCCCCCCACTGCCTGGAGAGCAGTAAGTCGAGCATGCCGGGGGTGTCCCTCACGCCCCCGGTGTTTGTCTTCAACAAGTCCAGGGAGTTTGCCAACCTGATCCGGAATAAGTTCGGCAGCGCCGACAACATCGCCCACTTGAAGAACTCCCTGGACGAGTTCAGGCCCGAGGCCGGCGCCAGGGCTTACGGGGGCAGCGCCACCATCGTGAACAAACCCAAGTACGGCAGCGATGACGAGTGCTCCAGCGGGACCTCCGGCTCGGCGGACAGCAACGGGAACCAGTCCTTCGGGGCCGGTGGGGCCGGCACGCTCGACGGCCAGGGCAAGCTGGCCATGAtcctggaggagctgagggagatCAAGGACACCCAAGCCCAGCTGGCGGAGGACATCGAGGCGCTGAAGGTGCAGTTCAAGAGGGAGTATGGCTTCATCTCTCAGAccctgcaggaggagaggtacAG GTATGAGCGACTGGAAGACCAGCTGCATGACCTGACGGAACTTCACCAGCATGAAACGGCCAACCTGAAGCAGGAGCTCGCCAGCGCCGAGGAGAAGGTGGCCTACCAGGCCTATGAGCGCTCGAGGGACATCCAG GAAGCCTTGGAATCTTGCCAGACGCGCATCTCCAAGCTGGAGTTGCACCAACAGGAGCAGCAGACCCTGCAGACGGATGCCGTGAACGCCAAGGTGCTGCTGGGGAAATGCATCAACGTGGTCCTGGCCTTCATGACCGTCATCCTGGTGTGCGTGTCCACCCTGGCCAAGTTCGTCTCGCCCATGATGAAGAGTCGCTTCCACATTCTGGGCACCTTCTTTGCCGTGACTCTCCTCGCAATATTTTGTAAAAACTGGGACCATATTCTGTGTGCCATAGAAAGGACAATAATCCCAAGATGA
- the Tmcc3 gene encoding transmembrane and coiled-coil domain protein 3 isoform X2 encodes MPGSDTALTVDRTYSDPGRHHRCKSRVERHDMNTLSLPLNIRRGGSDTNLNFDVPDGILDFHKVKPNTDSLKQKILKVTEQIKIEQTSRDGNVAEYLKLVSSADKQQAGRIKQVFEKKNQKSAHSIAQLQKKLEQYHRKLREIEQNGASRSSKDISKDSLKEIHHSLKDAHVKSRTAPHCLESSKSSMPGVSLTPPVFVFNKSREFANLIRNKFGSADNIAHLKNSLDEFRPEAGARAYGGSATIVNKPKYGSDDECSSGTSGSADSNGNQSFGAGGAGTLDGQGKLAMILEELREIKDTQAQLAEDIEALKVQFKREYGFISQTLQEERYRYERLEDQLHDLTELHQHETANLKQELASAEEKVAYQAYERSRDIQEALESCQTRISKLELHQQEQQTLQTDAVNAKVLLGKCINVVLAFMTVILVCVSTLAKFVSPMMKSRFHILGTFFAVTLLAIFCKNWDHILCAIERTIIPR; translated from the exons GTAGAACGTCATGACATGAATACCCTCAGCCTACCCCTGAACATACGCCGAGGGGGGTCAGACACCAACCTCAACTTCGATGTCCCAGATGGTATCCTGGACTTCCACAAGGTCAAACCCAACACGGACAGCCTGAAACAAAAGATCTTAAAGGTGACGGAGCAGATCAAAATCGAGCAGACGTCCCGCGATGGGAACGTCGCCGAGTACCTGAAGCTGGTCAGCAGCGCGGACAAGCAGCAGGCCGGGCGCATCAAGCAAGTCTTCGAAAAGAAGAACCAGAAGTCGGCGCACTCCATCGCCCAGCTGCAGAAGAAGTTGGAGCAGTACCACAGAAAGCTGAGGGAGATCGAGCAGAACGGCGCCTCCAGGAGCTCCAAGGACATTTCCAAGGACAGCCTGAAGGAGATACACCACTCGCTGAAGGATGCCCACGTGAAGTCGCGAACTGCCCCCCACTGCCTGGAGAGCAGTAAGTCGAGCATGCCGGGGGTGTCCCTCACGCCCCCGGTGTTTGTCTTCAACAAGTCCAGGGAGTTTGCCAACCTGATCCGGAATAAGTTCGGCAGCGCCGACAACATCGCCCACTTGAAGAACTCCCTGGACGAGTTCAGGCCCGAGGCCGGCGCCAGGGCTTACGGGGGCAGCGCCACCATCGTGAACAAACCCAAGTACGGCAGCGATGACGAGTGCTCCAGCGGGACCTCCGGCTCGGCGGACAGCAACGGGAACCAGTCCTTCGGGGCCGGTGGGGCCGGCACGCTCGACGGCCAGGGCAAGCTGGCCATGAtcctggaggagctgagggagatCAAGGACACCCAAGCCCAGCTGGCGGAGGACATCGAGGCGCTGAAGGTGCAGTTCAAGAGGGAGTATGGCTTCATCTCTCAGAccctgcaggaggagaggtacAG GTATGAGCGACTGGAAGACCAGCTGCATGACCTGACGGAACTTCACCAGCATGAAACGGCCAACCTGAAGCAGGAGCTCGCCAGCGCCGAGGAGAAGGTGGCCTACCAGGCCTATGAGCGCTCGAGGGACATCCAG GAAGCCTTGGAATCTTGCCAGACGCGCATCTCCAAGCTGGAGTTGCACCAACAGGAGCAGCAGACCCTGCAGACGGATGCCGTGAACGCCAAGGTGCTGCTGGGGAAATGCATCAACGTGGTCCTGGCCTTCATGACCGTCATCCTGGTGTGCGTGTCCACCCTGGCCAAGTTCGTCTCGCCCATGATGAAGAGTCGCTTCCACATTCTGGGCACCTTCTTTGCCGTGACTCTCCTCGCAATATTTTGTAAAAACTGGGACCATATTCTGTGTGCCATAGAAAGGACAATAATCCCAAGATGA
- the Tmcc3 gene encoding transmembrane and coiled-coil domain protein 3 isoform X1, with product MNTLSLPLNIRRGGSDTNLNFDVPDGILDFHKVKPNTDSLKQKILKVTEQIKIEQTSRDGNVAEYLKLVSSADKQQAGRIKQVFEKKNQKSAHSIAQLQKKLEQYHRKLREIEQNGASRSSKDISKDSLKEIHHSLKDAHVKSRTAPHCLESSKSSMPGVSLTPPVFVFNKSREFANLIRNKFGSADNIAHLKNSLDEFRPEAGARAYGGSATIVNKPKYGSDDECSSGTSGSADSNGNQSFGAGGAGTLDGQGKLAMILEELREIKDTQAQLAEDIEALKVQFKREYGFISQTLQEERYRYERLEDQLHDLTELHQHETANLKQELASAEEKVAYQAYERSRDIQEALESCQTRISKLELHQQEQQTLQTDAVNAKVLLGKCINVVLAFMTVILVCVSTLAKFVSPMMKSRFHILGTFFAVTLLAIFCKNWDHILCAIERTIIPR from the exons ATGAATACCCTCAGCCTACCCCTGAACATACGCCGAGGGGGGTCAGACACCAACCTCAACTTCGATGTCCCAGATGGTATCCTGGACTTCCACAAGGTCAAACCCAACACGGACAGCCTGAAACAAAAGATCTTAAAGGTGACGGAGCAGATCAAAATCGAGCAGACGTCCCGCGATGGGAACGTCGCCGAGTACCTGAAGCTGGTCAGCAGCGCGGACAAGCAGCAGGCCGGGCGCATCAAGCAAGTCTTCGAAAAGAAGAACCAGAAGTCGGCGCACTCCATCGCCCAGCTGCAGAAGAAGTTGGAGCAGTACCACAGAAAGCTGAGGGAGATCGAGCAGAACGGCGCCTCCAGGAGCTCCAAGGACATTTCCAAGGACAGCCTGAAGGAGATACACCACTCGCTGAAGGATGCCCACGTGAAGTCGCGAACTGCCCCCCACTGCCTGGAGAGCAGTAAGTCGAGCATGCCGGGGGTGTCCCTCACGCCCCCGGTGTTTGTCTTCAACAAGTCCAGGGAGTTTGCCAACCTGATCCGGAATAAGTTCGGCAGCGCCGACAACATCGCCCACTTGAAGAACTCCCTGGACGAGTTCAGGCCCGAGGCCGGCGCCAGGGCTTACGGGGGCAGCGCCACCATCGTGAACAAACCCAAGTACGGCAGCGATGACGAGTGCTCCAGCGGGACCTCCGGCTCGGCGGACAGCAACGGGAACCAGTCCTTCGGGGCCGGTGGGGCCGGCACGCTCGACGGCCAGGGCAAGCTGGCCATGAtcctggaggagctgagggagatCAAGGACACCCAAGCCCAGCTGGCGGAGGACATCGAGGCGCTGAAGGTGCAGTTCAAGAGGGAGTATGGCTTCATCTCTCAGAccctgcaggaggagaggtacAG GTATGAGCGACTGGAAGACCAGCTGCATGACCTGACGGAACTTCACCAGCATGAAACGGCCAACCTGAAGCAGGAGCTCGCCAGCGCCGAGGAGAAGGTGGCCTACCAGGCCTATGAGCGCTCGAGGGACATCCAG GAAGCCTTGGAATCTTGCCAGACGCGCATCTCCAAGCTGGAGTTGCACCAACAGGAGCAGCAGACCCTGCAGACGGATGCCGTGAACGCCAAGGTGCTGCTGGGGAAATGCATCAACGTGGTCCTGGCCTTCATGACCGTCATCCTGGTGTGCGTGTCCACCCTGGCCAAGTTCGTCTCGCCCATGATGAAGAGTCGCTTCCACATTCTGGGCACCTTCTTTGCCGTGACTCTCCTCGCAATATTTTGTAAAAACTGGGACCATATTCTGTGTGCCATAGAAAGGACAATAATCCCAAGATGA